Sequence from the Pyxidicoccus xibeiensis genome:
CTGCGCCCACCGACACGACGAGCAGCAGGAAGACCTGGATGGCGCGCCGACCCCAGGCGGCATTGCCCAGGCCGAGGCGATCGGCGAGCGCGTCCAGCGGGCTGGGCCCTGGAGGGGGGGATTCCGGTTCGGCCATGGGGGTCCTCACCCTAGATAAGGCGTCACGGCTCCATCAAGGACGCAGCGCCAGGGAAAATTCACGAGGGTGGGATAGCGTACGCCCGCCCGCCAGGGTGTGCGCGGGTGGGCATACGTGGGCAGCGAAGGCGTCACTCGCGACCGACGGGCGCGGGCTCGACGGACTGCGGGGCAGCAGGGGACTCGCGGGCCACCTGGGCCTCGAGCTTGGCCAGCTCCGCCCTGTCGTAGGCGCGGATGACCTCCTGGACGAGCGGGTGGCGGACCACGTCCACCTCGGAGAACTCCGCGAAGTGGATGCCCTCCACCTTCTTCAGCACCGAGCGCGCGTGGTTCAGGCCGGACATCTTGCCCGTGGGCAGGTCCACCTGCGTCACGTCACCGGTGATGACGGCCTTGCTGTTGTAGCCCAGGCGCGTGAGGAACATCTTCATCTGTTCCACGGTGGTGTTCTGCGCCTCGTCGAGGATGACGAAGGCGTCGTTGAGGGTGCGGCCGCGCATGAAGGCCAGCGGGGCCACTTCCACCACGCCCTGCTCCAGCAGCTGCGCGGCACGCTCGGCCGCCATCATGTCGTGGAGCGCGTCGTACAGCGGGCGCAGGTACGGGTTCACCTTCTCCTGCAAGTCTCCAGGGAGGAAGCCCAGCTTCTCGCCGGCCTCCACCGCGGGACGCGCCAGGATGATGCGCTTGACCTTGCGCTCCTGCAGGAACGCCACCGCCATGGCCATGGCCAGGTACGTCTTGCCCGTACCGGCGGGACCGATGCCGAAGACGATGTCGTGGGCCCGGATGGCGTCCACGTAGCGCTTTTGGTTGATGCTCTTGGGCGCAATCTGCCGGTTGCCCGAGCTCTTCAGGACGGGGCCGAGCATGACCTCCTGCAACGACTCCGCGCCGCCCCGGCCGAGCACCTTGATGCCCTGCTCCACGTCCTCGCGGTACACGGGACGGCCCGCGCGGATCATCTCCTCCAGGTTCTCCAGGAGGCGCACGGAGAAGGCC
This genomic interval carries:
- a CDS encoding PhoH family protein, which codes for MRNPATLEAPEVLTTSASAKVDVRDNATALALCGNQNENLKLMERRLGVRVGQRGTEFHLSGPSDAVAFSVRLLENLEEMIRAGRPVYREDVEQGIKVLGRGGAESLQEVMLGPVLKSSGNRQIAPKSINQKRYVDAIRAHDIVFGIGPAGTGKTYLAMAMAVAFLQERKVKRIILARPAVEAGEKLGFLPGDLQEKVNPYLRPLYDALHDMMAAERAAQLLEQGVVEVAPLAFMRGRTLNDAFVILDEAQNTTVEQMKMFLTRLGYNSKAVITGDVTQVDLPTGKMSGLNHARSVLKKVEGIHFAEFSEVDVVRHPLVQEVIRAYDRAELAKLEAQVARESPAAPQSVEPAPVGRE